In Streptococcus parauberis NCFD 2020, the sequence TGAAAATAATAAAATACAAACCCACCCACAAGCAAGTAAGGGAGTTGCATAATTTTTTATTAACTTAATTATAACATATTTGACTAAATTTGACCATAGGAGACAAGGAAAAATGAAAAACAATACTAAAACTTTTAAAACTTTATTAGGCAATGAACAACCAACGGGATTAATTAATTTCTTAGACGACCTTGTAATAAATAAGTCTATTAGTGATGACGAATGCGACAAAGTCCTCAATATGAATGATACAGAATTAACTGAATACTTTTCAAACTATCAAGCGAAATAAGGGGCGTAAAAATGAAACAAGAAAAAAATGAAGTATTACTAACTGTTAAAGACCTAAACAAGCTAGGTGCTGAATTAAATGAAATCATTTATCAGTTAGATATGGTTAACGTAGCCATTCAAGGGCTTGAATTTACTGAACGTAAAGACGACTTAACTTTTCAATGGATAGCTAGGCAATTCTTTACTACTAACTACACATTGAATGAAAACATTTCTAGAAAATTAGATGAAGTTGCTTGCTATCTTTTAAATGCTGATGATAAACATGAATTGGAGGTATTAAAAAATGATTAATGAACTAAATTTAACACCTATGCAATACCTTGCCACTCTTTTGGCACTGCTTCTTCTTATGGTCATTTTAAGCCATTTTAAGAGCTATATTGCTATTGACTTACCAGATATCAAATCAGAGCCAAAACCAACGGGGGACCCTTTATATGGGGCGTATCTGCAATCACAAGGTAAGTATTATAACTAAGGAGGTTAACCCATGACATGGCTATCTAAAGAAGCAGAAAACGAAATAAAAAAGGAAGTGGCTATTACTGTTACTACTTTCTTAGACAATTACACTAAACCAGAACCAAGACTACTAGGTTTAATTACTCAAACCGACCTAAAAAAAGAGCTAGGTATAGACTACAACACGCTTAGAAAATGGGAAGATAACGGGCTACCCCGATACATTCCACCTTTAGAAGATACCAGAAAGGTCTTCTATCGTGTGACTGACATCTTGCAATTTTTGGGGGTGAGATAATGGCTATTTATGAAAGTATCGGTTTTGGCTCACTTCTATACCCCTACACTGGTAAGCTAACACCGTTTGACTATATCGCACAATTTAAACCAATGAAACCGCCCGAGAATATGACCATTGATGATTTTAAGAAGTCCCATGCACCTTACTGTATATCTGGTAAAGTGAAAACTGAAAAAAATGGAAGTTACAAAAGAAGCAATGCCACTTTGGTATATCGTGACTTAGTTTTCATTGACTATGATGACATTCCTATTAGTGCTGAGACGTTTAAGGACACCGTCCACAGCGTTCTTAGTGACTACTCCTACATATTGTACCCTACTATTAAACACACGCCTGAAAAGCCACGCTATCGCCTTGTAGTAAAACCAGATAGCAACCTGACAAAAACTGACTATGAAGCAACAGTTAATCAGATAGCTGACATGATTGGCTTACCTTATGACCAAACTTCCATAACATGGTCACAATTACAAGGACTACCAGTCACGCGCCAAGAGATTGACCAATATGACCGAGTTGTTAACCTTGGAACTGACTTCCCAACTATAAGAGGTCAAACAGTGACGACACATCCAACCACAGGCAATTTCAATCCACCGAGTGGACAATTATCTATGACAATGCGGGTAATTAATACCTTATTTAACGGATATGGAAACGAGGGCGGGCGCAATGTTGCAATGACTAAATTTGTGGGGTTACTCCTAAATAAATACGTGAATTGTGACATTGAAACTGCTTATGACTTGGCTTTAATTGCCAATGAGAACACCGAGCCACCGTTAACTATTAATGAATTAGATACCACCTTTAGGAGTATCTTGCAGGCTGAAATGAGAAAGAGAGGATTACAGCCA encodes:
- a CDS encoding transcriptional regulator, coding for MTWLSKEAENEIKKEVAITVTTFLDNYTKPEPRLLGLITQTDLKKELGIDYNTLRKWEDNGLPRYIPPLEDTRKVFYRVTDILQFLGVR
- a CDS encoding primase alpha helix C-terminal domain-containing protein, whose protein sequence is MAIYESIGFGSLLYPYTGKLTPFDYIAQFKPMKPPENMTIDDFKKSHAPYCISGKVKTEKNGSYKRSNATLVYRDLVFIDYDDIPISAETFKDTVHSVLSDYSYILYPTIKHTPEKPRYRLVVKPDSNLTKTDYEATVNQIADMIGLPYDQTSITWSQLQGLPVTRQEIDQYDRVVNLGTDFPTIRGQTVTTHPTTGNFNPPSGQLSMTMRVINTLFNGYGNEGGRNVAMTKFVGLLLNKYVNCDIETAYDLALIANENTEPPLTINELDTTFRSILQAEMRKRGLQP